The region CCGACGCATTCCCCACGAGATCCGTCAATGTCGGGATGAGCTGCCTGTCGCGGTAGCTCGGCACTTGCACGAAGATCTTTCTCTGGATATCCATATTCTTACTTCTGCAGGTTCGAATCCGGAAGCCGCCGTCGGCCGGGCGATCGACATGCGACCACGCTCGCTGACGGCAGTCGTTTGTGATGGCGCGGTATGGCCTACACGACCATCGCGTGAGGGGAGTCCGGCCGCGGCAGCGCCGCCCCCTCGAGCACGCGACTCGATGTCGGGCGAGGCGTTCTCGCGTCGATGCGATGTTCCCACGCGAGTGCGCTGCCGATGATCGCATCGATATCGTCGTAACGCGGAACCCAGCCAAGCACCCGACGGATCTTTGTCGCATCCGCGATCAGCAGCGGCACATCCCCGGCCCGCCGCGGCGCGTCGACGACCGGGATCGGGCCGCCATTGGCCCGCTCGACGGCGCGCAACACGTCGCGAACCGAATAGCCGCGCCCGTAACCGCAATTCAGCACGACCGATTCGCCGCCGCCCCTGAGATAAGTCAGTGCATCGAAATGCGCGCGGGCGAGATCGTCGACGTGGACATAGTCCCTCACGCCGGTGCCGTCGGGCGTAGCGAAATCGGTGCCGTAAATCGCAAGGTGCTTGCGCTTTCCGGTGGCGACTTCACAGGCGACTTTGGTCAGCAAAGTGGCATTGCGGGTAACAGGGCCGATACGCCCGCGCACATCGCTTCCGGCGACATTGAAGTAGCGCAGCACCGCAAACCGTAGACCGCTGGCCGCCGCATGATCGCGCAGCATCCATTCGCCCATCAACTTCGATGCCCCGTAGGGATTGATCGGTACGGTCGGCGCCAGTTCGTCGGCGACGCCGGAGGCCGGCATTCCGTATACCGCCGCGGACGAAGAGAAGACGAAATTCGCCACCCCGGCTTGCGCGCAACTCCACAACAGGTTGCGTGTGGCGCAGGCATTGCCGGCGTAGTAGCGCAAAGGGTCGCTGACCGATTCCGACACGACGGTCCGGGCAGCCAGGTGGAGGACAGTATCGACCCGGCGCTCGCGCAACAAGCGCAGGACGCTGCCGGTATCGCCGATATCGCCCACGACGAGTTCGGCGCCGATGACCGCGTCGGCGAAGCCCGTGCTCAGGTCGTCCAGAACGACGACTCGCTCGCCTCTTTCCACGAGCTGGAGAACTACGTGGCTTCCGATGTACCCGGCGCCGCCGGTCACGAGTATGCAGCTCTTCATGAGCAAGAAGGGATTCCCTGTTGACGCCCGCACCGACGGGCACGTAGCGCCCGCGCCTATCATGTGAGGGAAGCAAACGCAGTTCAACCAAATTTTTCTTTCGTTTTAGAGCAAAACTCGCGAGATAAATTTCGTTTTCAACCGCCTAAGCAGAAACACATATTTGAATTGACGCTCCAAATAGCCCCTTGCTAGTGTTCCGCGGCTGGCAAGAAGCCAGCCCATCAAACCAGTATCAAGGAGCGCACAGTGAAGTCGAAGATGATCGTCGGTCCGATGTTAGTTGGCGGATTTATTGCCGCGGCCGCAACGGCCGCAATCGCGGGGGATTCGGTAATCCTCAATGGACGCAAGTACACCTGCACGAACACCTGCAGCGTGACCACGACCTCCACTGGCTACCGTGTCACCGATTGTTGCGGTGGCCGGGTTTCGATGACGATCGAACCGACCTTGCCGCCGGAGTGAGCCGTAACTTCACTGGGGTGTTCGACACCCTGACGTGAAGCATCCCGCCGGGCTCTCTTGGGAGTCCGGCACTCATCCAGAGGTCGAGCGTGAAACTTCATCCGGCATTCGTCGTCTTGACGGCTACTTTTCTCGTCGGCTGTTCCGACAAGCAAAGCCAGTCCCCAGCCCCCTCCTCCCAAGTCCCGGCAGCGCAGGTCGCGCCCGACTCGAACAATCCGACCCAGGCGACCAGCGCGCCGGTCTCGACCGATAGCGCCGGCGGCACGAACAGCGCGGTCGTAAATGCATCGCCATCGGCTCCTCCTCCCTCGGCCTACCTTCCTGCTGAAAGCAAGCTGTTGGCCGATGGCGGCCTGGCCACCGAAAGGGCCGTCGCGCTCCTTCAGTCCGACAAACAGTTTCAACAAGCGGCCCGCGCGTTCGATCAGGGCGCGGCGAACAGCCCCGAGGCTCACGACCTGGCGGCGCACTACAAGGCCGCTATCGCGCGAGGCCTCAGCAACAAGGAGGCGCTGCGGGATTTCTCCTGCGGCTTGAGCTTGTGCATCGGCTCGATGCGCACGAAGTCCGCCGACGACTACACCGCCTGGTCCGAACGCTTCGCCAAGGACACCGGCGCACCGACCTATAGCTTCATGGAGATGACCAAGAAGCTGAGCGAGGGCGAGTACGAGAGCCGCTTCGTGTTTTCGACCGACCCTGGCGCCAACTCCATGACGGCCCCCGGCAAGGCCCGCTAGGCCGCGAAGGTCACGCCGCCGCGAAGCAGCCCTCCGGCAGGAACTGCTTCGGGGCGACCAGGCTATCGGGATCGGGCCGACCAAGAAAAAACGCGCCGGCAGTACCGGCGCGTTCTTTCGTCCTAACTTTTTCCGTCAGAACTTGTAACCGACCGTGACGCTGTAGCTGCGGCCGAGGATGCTGGCGTAGTCGCTGGAGTCGCCGAGGAAGCTGTTCGGGTCGTAGAACGGCTGACGATCGAACAGGTTCTTGACGGTGAGACCGACGTTGAGCTTGTCGGTCGGACGCCAGGCCAGGCTCAGGTTGGCCGTCCACCACGACGGCACGCCGTCGCACTGCGCTTCAGGCACCGGCAGGAAGCCGGCGGTGCAGGTCTCCGGGTTGTTGTCCTCGGCATCGACGCGGTCCCACGCCCACTTGGTGTGGCCGACGTAGTTGACGAAGAAGCTGGTGGTGAACTGGCGGTAGTTCCAATCGGCGTTGATGGTGGCGCGCAAACGCGGATTGCTGTGATAGCCCACGGTGTTGCCGTAGTACCAGCCGTTTTCGTCGTCGAGGTAGGCCTCCTTGCGGCGCGCGATGGTGGCAGCCACACCGACGTTCAGGCTGCCCCACTCGCCCAGCGAGAAGCGGCTGCGAGCATCGATGTCGAAGCCGTCGACCAGGGTGCGGCCGCGGTTCTTGTACTGGCCGACGACGCTGGCCACGTTGCCGGCGCTGTAGCCCGGCAAGGTGCCCGGGCAGCTCACGCCGCTGGCCGGGTCGGCGCACATCGCCGCCAACGCCGCCTGCGCGGCGCGGTCGGAATCGGTGATCGGCGAACGGGCCATCGAGACGATGTCCTGTTCCTTGCTGAAGTCCGGTGCGGCGATCTCGTTGCGGCGATAGATGAACCAGTAATCGGCCGACACCGACAGCCAGTCGAGCGGTTCGAACACGAAGCCCAGGGTAGCGATCTTGGCCTTCTCCGGCTCCAGGTCCTGGTTGGGCTGGGTCATGCGCGCCACGGTGCGGCTGCAGTCGGCATTGAGCAGCGAGTTGCCGAGGTCGACGTCGCCGCCGCGGCGCGACTGGCGCAGCAGGTTGGCGATGGCGTTGGTCTCGGCGCAGCGCAACTCGTCGCGGAAACCGCCGAGCTGGGCGAACACGCCGCCGGTGCCGGCCTCGGCCAGGCTGGGAGCGCGGAAGCCTTCCGAGTAAGTACCGCGCAACAGCAACTGCGGCAGCACCTGATACTTCAAGCCGATCTTCGGCGCCAGGTTGGCGCTGAAGTTCGGGTACTTGTCCACGCGCAACGCAGCGTCGAGCTCCAACTTCTCGGTCAACGGCGCCACGGTCTCGGCGAACAGGGCGTAGGTGTTGCGCTTGCCGTCGAACCACGAACCGCCCTGCTGGGTGATCAGGCCGTTGGCCGCGTCTTCGTTGCCCGGGGTGTAGAAGGTCTCGCGGCTGATGTTGAAGCCGAACGCCGCGCGCATTTCGCCGGCCGGCAGGTTGAACAGCGGACCTTCGATCTTGCCGTCCAGGGTGTGCAGGCGGGTCCAGGACTGGATGTCGAAGGTTGGATAAGCCTCGCGCAACAAGGCCGCGTTGGCCTCGCTGATCTCGCCGAACTTGTACGCGGGATGATCGGAGATGATCACGCGGCCGGTGCCCGGGTCGACGGTAAACGGGCCGAAGGCTTTGCGGAAGCCGTCGAGGTTGACGTTGATGGTCTGGTAAGTGACCGAGTGCGTACCGGCGGTGGCGAAAGCGGTTTCCCAGTTCCAGTCGCCGATGGCGCCGCGCAGGCCGAACAGTCCGCGGTAACTCTTGTCGGTGTTGCGCTGACCGAAGTAGTTGTCGCCGACGTCCTGCAACAGATACTGCAGACCCACCACCCCTCCATTGATCGCCCGGAGCTCGGGGCTGGCGTGGTTGTACTCGTTGTTCGGCCCGAGGAACGGATAGCGGAACTGGTTGACCGTATTGCCGGTGTTGCGCGAGAACCAGCTGGTCGGGTTGCCGGTGGTGGTGCCGAACGAACGCGGCGTGCCGCCGTTGGCGCGCAGGTCGATGTCGGTATAGGTCAGCTCGGCGAACGCCTCGGTGTTCTCGCCGACCAGGAAGTGAGCGTTGACGTAGCCGGTCATGCGCTCGGTCTCGGCGCCGGCGTCGATCTCGTTGTTCATCCAGGTCTGCCAGATGCAACGCGGGCCGGCGGCTTCGCCGGTCAGCACGTTGTTGCAGCCCGGTGCGGCTTCCTGCACGCGCGCGCCGGTCCTGGGGTTGATGGCGAAGTAACTGCCGGGATTGAACACGCCCGGCTTGCTGCCGGTGCCCAGACGCAGGTTCTTCAGATAGTTCGGGTTGTTGACGTAGTACTGATCGGGCCGCTTGTCGTAGAAATCGCTCAGCGGAATCGCATCGCGGCGATACAGGTTGACCGAGGCGTAGACGTTGTAACGGTCTTTATCGAGGTCGCCGAAACCGGCGGTGATGCTGGCCTGGTGCTCGCCGTAGGAATCGATGCGCGAGGACTTGTCGGTGGTCACGCTGACCTCCGCGCCCTGGTAGTTGCGCTTGGTGATCACGTTGATCACGCCGGCCACCGCGTCGGTGCCGTACACGGCCGAGGCGCCGTCGGTCAGCACCTCCATGCGTTCGATCGCCGCGGCGGGAATGGCGTCGATGTTGACGAACTGGGTCTGGAAGCCGGCCGGCGCGCCGTAGTACGACAGGCGGCGGCCGTTCAACAACACCAGGGTGCCCTGTGCGCCGAGGCCGCGCAGGTTGGCCTGCGAAGCGCCGTCGGAGCCGGTGAACAACGAACGCGAATCCTGCTGCGCCGGACGCGCCGCCGGCAGATTGTCGAGCACCTGCAACAGGGTGCGCGCACCCATGTTCTCGATGTCCTGCTTGCTGATGACCTGCACCGGCGAGGCGGTCTCCACGTCCAGGCGGCGGATGTTGGAGCCGGTCACTTCGATGCGCGACAGTTCGGTGGTCTTGTCGGCGCTGTCGGTGCCGTTCGTGCTGCTCTGGCCATCCTGTGCGGCAGCGAAAGAAGCGTGACCCAGCAGCGCGGCGGCCAGGGCCAACGACAGCGGGGTGGCGGTGATGCGGGATGGGCGATTGGCGCGTTGACGGCGCGGGCGGCGGCTTGCGGGCAACATCGGAACTCTCCTGGCGGATCTGCGGCGCGGATGGCGGACGAAAGGCAACAGCGATCCCGGGCCGCGGCCTGACGGCCGCAGTCGGTTGGAGCGGGGGGAGGAGCGGTGCTACGTGTTCGGCACTCGGTGTTCGGCGTTACGTATGCGGGTTATGCGGCGGGTGTTCGGGTGCGTGTCGGGTGTCGGGTGTTCGCTCGGGTCATGGCGGAAGGATGCTGGCGCTATCGCCCTCCTGGCCGATCAGCACGGCATTGGCCCAGTTCGCGCAGACCTGGGTGGGTTGGCTACCTTGCGCGCCCAGCGTGCGCAGGCTCAGGGAAGACAGACCGCGGATGTCCAGCTCCGGCTTGACCACACCGGGCGCCTTGACCATGCCGCTGTCGTAGAGCAGGCGGTCGTCGCCCCAGACTTGGAATTGCAGGCCGCCGGCGGCGCGGCAGGCATCGTCGATGCCGAGGTCGGCGCGCAGCAACCGCCACTGACCCTGCAGGCGCAGGTCGATGCGGCTGGCCGCAGCGACGCCAAGGCCACGGCGGAACAACAGGCCGTTCATGCGCAGCGCGTCGTCGCCGCGGAAGGCATGGTCGGCGCGCACCTGTCCGGCCAGCGCGGCCGGCAACGGCAGCTCGGAGAGATAGCGCTGCTGTGCCGGCCGCTCCGGTTCCTGGTGTTCGAGAATGTGGAAAGTCGACAGTGCGATCGGCCCGACGTCGCGCGGTTGCAGCGCATCGACCGCGCGCGCCGCGCCGCCCTGGGCGGCGATGACCATCGGGTCGGTGGCCGACGCTCCGTCGCCCTCGGGGTTCTGCACGCTGAGCACGCGGAAACGCAGCAGTCGGCCTGCACGGGCGGGGAAGTCGATGCGCTGCAACTCCTGCTTCAGTTGCAGACGGCCGCGCGCAATCGGCTCGCCCCACTCGCCGTTGCTGTCGCCCAGGTACA is a window of Lysobacter antibioticus DNA encoding:
- the galE gene encoding UDP-glucose 4-epimerase GalE produces the protein MKSCILVTGGAGYIGSHVVLQLVERGERVVVLDDLSTGFADAVIGAELVVGDIGDTGSVLRLLRERRVDTVLHLAARTVVSESVSDPLRYYAGNACATRNLLWSCAQAGVANFVFSSSAAVYGMPASGVADELAPTVPINPYGASKLMGEWMLRDHAAASGLRFAVLRYFNVAGSDVRGRIGPVTRNATLLTKVACEVATGKRKHLAIYGTDFATPDGTGVRDYVHVDDLARAHFDALTYLRGGGESVVLNCGYGRGYSVRDVLRAVERANGGPIPVVDAPRRAGDVPLLIADATKIRRVLGWVPRYDDIDAIIGSALAWEHRIDARTPRPTSSRVLEGAALPRPDSPHAMVV
- a CDS encoding TonB-dependent receptor domain-containing protein translates to MSLALAAALLGHASFAAAQDGQSSTNGTDSADKTTELSRIEVTGSNIRRLDVETASPVQVISKQDIENMGARTLLQVLDNLPAARPAQQDSRSLFTGSDGASQANLRGLGAQGTLVLLNGRRLSYYGAPAGFQTQFVNIDAIPAAAIERMEVLTDGASAVYGTDAVAGVINVITKRNYQGAEVSVTTDKSSRIDSYGEHQASITAGFGDLDKDRYNVYASVNLYRRDAIPLSDFYDKRPDQYYVNNPNYLKNLRLGTGSKPGVFNPGSYFAINPRTGARVQEAAPGCNNVLTGEAAGPRCIWQTWMNNEIDAGAETERMTGYVNAHFLVGENTEAFAELTYTDIDLRANGGTPRSFGTTTGNPTSWFSRNTGNTVNQFRYPFLGPNNEYNHASPELRAINGGVVGLQYLLQDVGDNYFGQRNTDKSYRGLFGLRGAIGDWNWETAFATAGTHSVTYQTINVNLDGFRKAFGPFTVDPGTGRVIISDHPAYKFGEISEANAALLREAYPTFDIQSWTRLHTLDGKIEGPLFNLPAGEMRAAFGFNISRETFYTPGNEDAANGLITQQGGSWFDGKRNTYALFAETVAPLTEKLELDAALRVDKYPNFSANLAPKIGLKYQVLPQLLLRGTYSEGFRAPSLAEAGTGGVFAQLGGFRDELRCAETNAIANLLRQSRRGGDVDLGNSLLNADCSRTVARMTQPNQDLEPEKAKIATLGFVFEPLDWLSVSADYWFIYRRNEIAAPDFSKEQDIVSMARSPITDSDRAAQAALAAMCADPASGVSCPGTLPGYSAGNVASVVGQYKNRGRTLVDGFDIDARSRFSLGEWGSLNVGVAATIARRKEAYLDDENGWYYGNTVGYHSNPRLRATINADWNYRQFTTSFFVNYVGHTKWAWDRVDAEDNNPETCTAGFLPVPEAQCDGVPSWWTANLSLAWRPTDKLNVGLTVKNLFDRQPFYDPNSFLGDSSDYASILGRSYSVTVGYKF